Proteins found in one Methanospirillum hungatei JF-1 genomic segment:
- a CDS encoding S8 family peptidase: protein MIQAVNDMTRHIGWVFVTCFILLIWCNASAEPISGWHPSARDYFTVPGSGQVENGGAVPIIPMPVENRTTQRENISASSVGYASEGVNISAPAREARILVRYNTSEVSALADVEIEGVALTEDLSSSLSGLVLYSTRGKSEEEAITALSALPGVLYAEPDYIVSIDRTPDDPELWRQWGIANTGQVYRENTPAGKAGADGNVLNAWNMTTSSGDVIVAVLDTGIDYNHPDLKSNMWTGSSGEHGFNVITQTQDPMDDNGHGTHCAGIIGAVGNNGVGGSGIAWQTKLMAIKAIGADGKAYTSDIIKGIEYATKAGADIISCSFGGSDSSQGLYDAIAESPALFVCAAGNQGKNNDQTPHYPSSFQLPNIIGVAATTSSDTLVSTSNYGTTVHLAAPGEDLYSTALSVPGGGQYRYMTGTSQATAFVAGMASLVKSLDSSLSNEEIRSLMISHSDAVPALQGKVAAQGRVNLGATLESLSGEDAIPLHQGWNFVSVPRPLAPGKDTAQIFGQVSSGGHSVLEYLHGTGWKTLKASDPISIMTGYWVYSTKDDSVPLQYAPSPGIIRKQIQSGWNTWSLPLKEAEKAKTALSPIQSIWKYVVGYDAPLQQYESPILNGGSGDQSDERLVKPHQGYWLYSAGEGEITG, encoded by the coding sequence ATGATTCAAGCTGTGAATGATATGACCAGGCATATCGGATGGGTATTTGTTACATGTTTCATTCTTCTAATCTGGTGTAATGCATCAGCTGAACCGATTTCCGGATGGCATCCCTCAGCCCGCGATTACTTTACTGTACCAGGATCAGGACAGGTAGAAAACGGAGGAGCCGTCCCGATTATCCCAATGCCGGTAGAGAATCGTACGACGCAACGTGAGAATATTTCTGCGTCTTCGGTTGGATATGCATCGGAGGGGGTGAATATCTCTGCACCAGCACGAGAAGCACGAATCCTGGTCAGGTATAATACCTCTGAAGTGTCCGCCCTTGCAGATGTGGAGATTGAAGGGGTTGCTCTCACGGAGGACCTGAGCTCCAGTCTGTCTGGTCTTGTGCTGTATTCAACCAGGGGAAAGAGCGAGGAAGAAGCAATAACTGCTCTGTCTGCCCTCCCCGGGGTTCTCTATGCCGAACCGGATTATATCGTATCCATTGACCGGACTCCGGATGATCCTGAACTCTGGCGGCAGTGGGGGATTGCAAATACCGGTCAGGTCTACCGGGAGAATACCCCTGCCGGAAAGGCCGGTGCAGATGGAAACGTGCTCAATGCCTGGAATATGACCACCAGTTCAGGGGATGTTATCGTTGCGGTCCTTGATACCGGGATCGACTATAATCATCCTGACCTGAAATCTAATATGTGGACCGGCTCTTCAGGAGAACACGGGTTTAATGTCATAACCCAGACACAGGATCCGATGGATGACAACGGGCATGGAACCCATTGTGCGGGGATCATTGGTGCTGTCGGCAATAACGGGGTGGGGGGATCTGGTATCGCCTGGCAGACAAAACTGATGGCCATCAAGGCAATCGGAGCGGATGGAAAGGCATACACGTCAGATATCATCAAGGGAATCGAATATGCAACCAAGGCCGGTGCAGATATCATCAGTTGTTCTTTTGGTGGATCTGATAGTTCTCAAGGGTTATATGATGCAATAGCAGAATCTCCTGCTCTCTTTGTATGTGCAGCAGGAAACCAGGGTAAAAACAATGATCAGACACCTCATTACCCTTCATCATTCCAGCTTCCCAATATTATCGGTGTTGCTGCGACCACCTCATCCGACACGCTTGTTTCGACCTCAAATTACGGGACCACGGTTCATCTTGCCGCTCCCGGAGAGGATTTGTACAGTACAGCCCTTTCTGTGCCAGGTGGGGGACAATACCGGTACATGACCGGGACCTCACAGGCGACCGCGTTCGTGGCCGGGATGGCATCCCTTGTGAAGAGCCTTGACAGCAGTCTCTCGAATGAGGAGATCCGATCGCTCATGATATCTCATTCAGATGCCGTCCCTGCATTACAGGGGAAAGTCGCCGCACAGGGACGGGTGAACCTTGGTGCTACCCTCGAAAGCCTTTCGGGTGAGGACGCAATTCCCCTGCACCAGGGATGGAACTTTGTATCGGTGCCACGGCCACTCGCACCAGGGAAAGACACGGCGCAGATATTTGGCCAGGTGAGCTCAGGTGGCCATTCTGTCCTTGAATATCTGCATGGAACCGGTTGGAAGACCCTGAAGGCTTCAGACCCAATCTCCATCATGACCGGATACTGGGTGTATTCCACAAAGGATGATTCAGTTCCGCTGCAGTATGCACCATCCCCCGGTATTATCAGAAAACAGATACAGAGTGGCTGGAACACCTGGAGCCTTCCGTTGAAAGAAGCAGAGAAGGCAAAGACAGCACTCTCCCCGATTCAGAGCATCTGGAAATATGTGGTCGGGTATGACGCACCCCTTCAGCAGTATGAAAGCCCCATCCTGAATGGCGGTTCAGGAGATCAGAGTGATGAACGGCTTGTGAAACCTCATCAGGGGTACTGGCTCTATAGTGCAGGGGAAGGGGAGATTACCGGATAA
- the ilvA gene encoding threonine ammonia-lyase, which translates to MTDNLFQDIQSAGIRIAPHVIRTPLIYSSTFSRITNAHVYLKLETLQKAGSFKIRGAMNKILIHANKAGPAGVVTASAGNHAQGVSVAAQIAGIPATVIMPFWSSLSKQEASRGYGADVHLFGKTLEESMQRARELADEGMLYVHPFDDPEIIAGQGTIGLEICDALPSPDIVVVPVGGGGLISGISVAVKNKVPSCRIIGVQVQACPSAYQAKYGGGEVSETTGWTLADGIRVTRTGTHSLPYIRDMVDQIVLVDDGEISDAMLWLLERKKIVAEGAGTTPLAALLSQKFSFSPGSTIVLVISGGNIDSHQLSRVIRQALARRGRLMRLSLVIEDQPGSLAEVLAIIAREGGNILKISHSEWDIELPVHEKRIWIEIETRGPSHIAAIEKVLSNVGIQTSGFSDEMTGK; encoded by the coding sequence ATGACTGACAATCTTTTTCAGGATATCCAATCAGCGGGGATAAGAATTGCTCCCCATGTGATCAGGACGCCGCTCATCTATTCATCCACATTCTCCCGGATAACGAATGCCCATGTGTATCTTAAACTTGAAACGCTGCAGAAGGCCGGATCGTTTAAGATTCGGGGCGCTATGAACAAGATCCTCATTCATGCGAACAAGGCAGGACCAGCGGGAGTGGTCACGGCATCAGCCGGTAATCATGCCCAGGGCGTGTCTGTTGCTGCCCAGATAGCCGGCATTCCTGCAACCGTCATTATGCCGTTCTGGTCTTCCCTTTCAAAACAGGAGGCATCACGAGGATATGGGGCTGATGTTCACCTGTTCGGAAAAACCCTTGAAGAGTCGATGCAGCGGGCGAGGGAACTGGCAGATGAAGGGATGCTATATGTCCACCCGTTTGATGATCCGGAGATTATTGCAGGTCAGGGAACGATAGGGCTTGAGATCTGCGACGCTCTTCCTTCACCTGATATCGTCGTAGTGCCGGTCGGTGGGGGGGGTCTGATCTCCGGCATCAGTGTGGCGGTAAAAAACAAAGTGCCGTCATGCCGGATTATCGGGGTTCAGGTGCAGGCATGTCCCTCAGCATATCAGGCAAAATATGGGGGAGGTGAGGTGAGTGAAACAACCGGATGGACCCTCGCAGATGGAATCCGGGTAACCAGAACCGGTACACACAGTCTTCCATACATTCGTGATATGGTTGATCAGATCGTCCTTGTTGATGATGGGGAGATCTCGGATGCCATGCTGTGGCTCCTTGAGCGAAAGAAGATTGTTGCCGAAGGAGCCGGAACGACCCCTCTTGCAGCACTCCTGTCTCAGAAATTTTCATTCTCTCCCGGCAGCACCATCGTTCTTGTCATCAGTGGAGGAAATATCGACAGCCATCAGCTGTCCAGGGTGATCAGGCAGGCCCTTGCCAGACGGGGCAGACTGATGCGGCTTAGTCTTGTTATTGAGGATCAACCCGGCTCCCTTGCAGAAGTGCTGGCTATCATCGCACGGGAAGGAGGGAACATCCTGAAGATCAGCCATAGTGAGTGGGATATTGAACTCCCGGTTCATGAAAAGAGAATATGGATAGAGATAGAAACCCGGGGGCCTTCACACATTGCAGCGATAGAAAAAGTCCTGTCGAATGTGGGCATTCAAACATCCGGTTTTTCTGATGAGATGACTGGAAAATAA
- the tsaA gene encoding tRNA (N6-threonylcarbamoyladenosine(37)-N6)-methyltransferase TrmO — MIELEPIGVIHSPFTSRGSAPRQGRSCSEPMKIEIYPQFVPGLGTMEGISHIWVLYWMDRAERDILFAKRPDWDEPRPVFTIRSPARPNPIALSIGRIEEIEKGIITVTGLEALDGSPVLDIKPYVVEIDCIFDSLNPFEKK, encoded by the coding sequence ATGATAGAACTGGAACCAATCGGCGTTATCCATTCACCATTTACCAGCCGGGGATCAGCACCACGGCAGGGGCGATCCTGCTCTGAACCGATGAAAATCGAGATCTATCCTCAGTTCGTCCCCGGTCTTGGAACCATGGAGGGGATATCCCATATCTGGGTGTTATACTGGATGGATCGGGCAGAACGGGATATCCTCTTTGCAAAACGGCCAGACTGGGATGAACCCCGGCCTGTGTTTACCATCCGGTCACCTGCACGGCCAAACCCGATTGCACTCTCAATCGGAAGGATAGAAGAGATAGAAAAGGGGATCATCACGGTAACCGGCCTAGAGGCTCTGGATGGATCCCCGGTTCTAGACATCAAGCCATATGTGGTTGAGATAGACTGTATATTTGATTCGTTAAATCCATTTGAAAAAAAATGA
- a CDS encoding DNA adenine methylase yields MKKGRQNLIKSIRGRRTKGDEEYAKPFFKWAGGKSQLLYEFDPRFPKTLETGDLVRYVEPFVGGGAVFFYIVQLYPIKEAVICDVNSELILTWKVVKQDVKTLIRLLQELQDAYDTRTEAERLNLFYQVRDDLNREKPSFDYNTYGDHTIQRASQLLFLNRTCFNGLFRLNSKGEFNVPFGKYKNPNIVQEKNLLMASNLLTHTTIIQGDFTTCLEYVDRSSFVYLDPPYRPLNKTSSFTSYSQEGFSEQDQLRLRDFYGAVANTGAKVMLSNSDPRNEDPADHFFDDLYKDFLIERVLAKRFINSVGEKRGDINELIIRNYPD; encoded by the coding sequence ATGAAAAAAGGCAGACAGAATCTGATAAAGTCAATACGTGGGCGACGGACTAAAGGCGATGAGGAATATGCAAAACCGTTTTTTAAATGGGCGGGGGGAAAGAGTCAGCTCCTGTATGAATTTGATCCGCGGTTTCCTAAAACTCTGGAGACTGGTGATCTCGTTCGGTATGTTGAGCCGTTTGTTGGCGGAGGGGCGGTCTTTTTTTATATAGTCCAGCTCTATCCGATCAAAGAAGCGGTCATCTGTGATGTCAATAGCGAGTTGATCCTGACCTGGAAGGTTGTAAAACAGGATGTCAAGACCCTCATCAGGCTCCTTCAGGAACTGCAGGATGCATATGATACCCGAACTGAGGCCGAGAGGCTCAATCTCTTTTACCAGGTCCGTGATGATCTGAACCGGGAAAAACCCTCTTTTGATTACAACACATACGGGGATCATACCATACAACGGGCATCGCAGTTACTCTTTCTGAATAGAACCTGCTTTAACGGACTTTTCAGGCTGAACTCAAAAGGAGAGTTCAACGTTCCATTCGGGAAGTATAAAAATCCCAATATCGTTCAGGAAAAAAACCTCCTGATGGCTTCCAACCTCCTCACCCATACAACCATCATACAGGGCGACTTTACCACCTGTCTTGAGTATGTTGACAGAAGTTCTTTTGTATATCTTGATCCCCCCTATCGCCCATTAAATAAGACCTCATCCTTCACCAGTTACTCACAGGAAGGGTTTTCAGAGCAGGACCAGCTCAGGCTTCGCGATTTTTATGGGGCGGTGGCTAACACTGGTGCAAAGGTGATGCTCTCAAATTCTGATCCGAGAAATGAGGACCCAGCCGACCATTTCTTTGATGATCTGTACAAAGATTTTCTGATTGAACGGGTACTTGCAAAACGGTTTATCAACAGCGTTGGTGAAAAAAGAGGAGATATTAACGAGTTAATTATCAGAAATTACCCGGATTAG
- a CDS encoding sulfite exporter TauE/SafE family protein has translation MEFFIVIIIILLLCGLVAGFLAGLFGIGGGVVMVPVMFFLLNDLGYDDNAMAIAVATSAAVILPTAVAGAIKNFSGKQITWWPALILGFGGILGSMAGSTLSVLIPSQVHILAFSGFLIFMAVWMIIKQCRYLCAYAVRETDFILLILGIGVGVASGLFGIGGGVILTPVLTSILGMNIHKSIGISLTAMVLIASGTVVSYIVLGWGVTGLFPFSIGYVNLLFVLVLVLTSIPAVRFGVKTGSTMSEKKLQVLFIGMLILLAIRMAISA, from the coding sequence ATGGAATTCTTCATCGTAATTATTATCATACTTCTGCTCTGTGGCCTTGTCGCCGGATTTCTCGCCGGTCTTTTTGGTATCGGGGGAGGGGTCGTGATGGTCCCGGTCATGTTTTTTCTCTTAAATGACCTTGGGTATGATGATAATGCCATGGCTATTGCTGTGGCCACCTCTGCCGCCGTTATTCTGCCGACTGCAGTCGCAGGAGCGATAAAAAATTTCAGCGGGAAACAGATCACCTGGTGGCCGGCCCTCATTCTGGGCTTCGGAGGAATACTCGGGTCGATGGCAGGAAGCACCCTCTCGGTTCTCATTCCTAGTCAGGTTCATATCCTTGCATTCTCCGGCTTTTTGATCTTCATGGCTGTGTGGATGATCATCAAACAATGCAGATATCTGTGTGCATATGCCGTCAGGGAGACTGATTTCATCCTCCTCATCCTCGGCATTGGTGTGGGAGTTGCATCCGGGCTCTTTGGGATTGGTGGCGGCGTAATTCTGACACCGGTACTGACATCAATTCTGGGAATGAATATCCACAAATCCATAGGTATCTCGCTTACCGCCATGGTCCTTATTGCGTCAGGAACGGTGGTCTCCTATATCGTTCTTGGATGGGGAGTGACCGGTCTTTTTCCCTTCTCTATCGGGTATGTAAACCTCCTGTTTGTCCTGGTCCTGGTCCTTACCTCAATTCCTGCTGTCAGGTTTGGGGTGAAGACAGGGAGCACCATGTCAGAGAAGAAGTTACAGGTACTTTTTATCGGAATGCTTATCCTGCTGGCGATTCGGATGGCAATATCAGCCTGA
- a CDS encoding TspO/MBR family protein, whose product MKFRPIVMALLFIFCIALPLIIGFIGSSFTMAHITGWYLTLQKPWFSPPNWVFGPAWTILYILMGLAWWLVLKHGFEKRTVKTATVWFLLQLGVNLLWSVVFFGMQSVAGGFVVILALILLILLTIHHFRQVSRTAVWLLVPYLCWTVFATLLNGMILVLNPFG is encoded by the coding sequence ATGAAATTCCGCCCGATAGTCATGGCTCTCCTCTTTATCTTCTGTATTGCTCTTCCTCTCATCATCGGATTCATCGGTTCCTCCTTTACCATGGCACATATAACTGGCTGGTACCTGACGTTGCAAAAACCCTGGTTCAGCCCCCCGAACTGGGTGTTTGGACCTGCCTGGACCATTCTGTACATTCTGATGGGACTGGCATGGTGGCTTGTTCTCAAACACGGGTTTGAAAAACGAACCGTGAAGACTGCAACGGTCTGGTTTCTTCTCCAGCTTGGCGTCAATCTGCTCTGGTCGGTTGTCTTCTTCGGAATGCAGTCAGTAGCCGGGGGCTTTGTCGTCATATTAGCTCTTATCCTCCTGATACTCCTGACCATACATCATTTCAGACAGGTATCGCGAACGGCAGTCTGGCTTCTGGTTCCCTACCTGTGCTGGACCGTATTTGCAACCCTCCTGAACGGGATGATACTCGTACTGAACCCGTTCGGGTAA
- the eif1A gene encoding translation initiation factor eIF-1A, with product MASNSQTPGEADSETIRVRLPNSRKGEQFAYAELMLGSFHIRVRCSDGVTRLGRIKGKMKRRAWIREGDVIIITPWSFQDEKCDISYRYTPPQRDWLRRNKYI from the coding sequence ATTGCATCGAATTCACAAACACCTGGAGAAGCAGATAGTGAAACCATCAGGGTCCGTCTGCCCAATAGCAGGAAAGGAGAACAGTTTGCCTATGCTGAACTGATGCTGGGCTCATTTCATATACGGGTGCGGTGTTCTGATGGCGTGACCAGGCTTGGCAGAATCAAAGGGAAGATGAAACGCCGTGCCTGGATTCGTGAAGGCGATGTCATTATCATTACACCCTGGTCATTCCAGGATGAAAAGTGCGATATCTCATACCGGTATACCCCTCCTCAGCGTGACTGGTTGAGACGGAACAAGTATATCTAA
- a CDS encoding response regulator produces the protein MEYIRNEDVLVLIVDDNKNNLYIIAEVLHRSGSQVMTSTDGPHALEMAQERPPDIILLDIMMPGMDGFEVCRRLWMMDAIKSVPVIFLSAKDEDTNIETGLEAGGTDYITKPFHETVLLARIRAHVERGYDMRKYQNCEELI, from the coding sequence ATGGAATATATCAGAAACGAAGATGTGCTCGTTCTCATTGTTGATGACAATAAGAATAATCTCTATATAATTGCAGAGGTTCTCCACCGGTCAGGCTCTCAGGTTATGACTTCAACCGACGGCCCCCATGCCCTGGAGATGGCACAGGAGCGGCCGCCTGATATCATTTTACTCGATATCATGATGCCCGGGATGGATGGGTTTGAGGTCTGCAGACGGCTTTGGATGATGGACGCCATCAAATCTGTCCCGGTAATTTTTCTCTCGGCAAAAGACGAGGATACGAATATTGAAACCGGCCTTGAGGCAGGCGGGACCGATTATATCACCAAGCCTTTTCACGAAACCGTTCTCCTCGCCCGAATCCGTGCTCATGTTGAACGTGGATATGATATGAGAAAATACCAGAATTGTGAAGAACTCATCTGA
- a CDS encoding MBL fold metallo-hydrolase, translating to MHADMAVDPDESRFDEGISLIKAGKIEEAIDIFSELVEKDDRNHKAWNAYGVALSQTIHKESAIHCFENALQLDPDNKIYQRNLNRTKNPPSKKTIRKKAELTPHKSGKRWIAPAVLLLLAGVAVLIVSGLVPGVSVSDQVRSLIPGSGPVEEVPVITPEPVITPEVTPEPTPEPTPVPTPLPEPETLFHFIDVSQGDAALIQSEGKNMLIDAGPKSSGPRLVEYLKRQNVTSLDYVVASHPFDDHIGGMVDVLKAFEVRTYVDNGMTHTSDLYKDVINAVISDQAVRMIVTAGMNIPFTNTTKVDIIGPHRLTGHQDTDSLVLRVTMNNVSVIFPGDSSEVRGPATILKLPDHGSDAGIGPIMNTRPEAVVISLASGNPFGYPRSATLTEIMKQGAQVFRTDVNGTIVIRTNGENWTAKTVR from the coding sequence ATGCACGCTGATATGGCTGTAGATCCGGATGAGAGCCGGTTCGATGAGGGGATATCGCTTATTAAAGCGGGAAAGATAGAAGAAGCGATTGATATCTTTTCTGAACTGGTAGAGAAGGATGATCGGAATCATAAAGCCTGGAATGCGTATGGGGTGGCTTTATCCCAGACAATCCATAAAGAGAGTGCAATTCATTGTTTTGAAAATGCCCTGCAGTTGGATCCTGATAACAAAATCTATCAGCGAAATCTGAACAGAACAAAAAATCCCCCTTCAAAGAAAACTATCAGAAAAAAGGCTGAACTGACACCTCATAAGTCCGGGAAAAGATGGATAGCCCCTGCTGTTCTCCTCCTTCTGGCGGGAGTGGCAGTATTAATCGTATCCGGTCTGGTGCCGGGAGTCTCGGTCTCAGATCAGGTACGCAGTCTTATTCCTGGATCAGGGCCGGTTGAGGAGGTCCCGGTCATTACACCAGAACCGGTCATCACTCCTGAAGTCACACCCGAACCAACTCCTGAACCGACACCGGTTCCTACACCCCTGCCTGAACCTGAAACCCTGTTCCATTTCATTGATGTCAGTCAGGGTGATGCAGCCCTGATACAGAGCGAAGGCAAAAACATGCTCATTGATGCCGGTCCGAAGAGCTCAGGTCCGCGCCTTGTTGAGTATCTGAAACGTCAGAATGTGACCTCCCTGGATTACGTTGTCGCGTCTCACCCGTTTGATGATCATATCGGCGGGATGGTTGATGTTCTCAAGGCCTTTGAAGTCAGGACGTATGTGGATAACGGAATGACACATACATCTGACCTGTACAAAGACGTCATAAATGCCGTAATATCAGATCAGGCGGTCAGGATGATCGTCACTGCAGGTATGAATATTCCCTTTACCAATACGACAAAAGTGGATATTATCGGGCCGCACCGTCTGACCGGTCACCAGGATACAGACTCGCTGGTCCTCCGGGTCACCATGAATAATGTCTCCGTCATCTTTCCCGGTGATTCATCAGAAGTTCGAGGGCCTGCAACCATACTAAAACTCCCTGACCATGGATCAGATGCAGGAATCGGTCCTATTATGAATACCAGACCTGAAGCGGTTGTCATCTCGCTGGCATCGGGCAATCCGTTCGGATATCCCCGGTCTGCAACCCTTACTGAGATTATGAAACAGGGTGCACAGGTATTCAGAACGGATGTAAATGGGACCATCGTTATCAGGACCAATGGCGAAAACTGGACCGCAAAAACGGTACGCTGA
- a CDS encoding hybrid sensor histidine kinase/response regulator yields the protein MIFSLLFVDDDPEICSIAKTFLEKTGPFKVTTSESVKKSKRLLKKYHYDAIISDFDMPVTDGLTFLRSLRSKGNKIPFVILTGKGNDQVIIDALNSGADLYFVKTDSPKDLFYQLSEKLIPLIRSKQAEIIFHEIFTQSPIAIELFNSDGKLLQVNKACLDLFGVVHQKEIAMFDLFQDPNVPEGALKQLKTGERVEYSTSFDFDLVQQHTLYKTTKTGQIDIHVQITPISLSYPDITGGYLVQIQDLTEQKKSEMALKSSEERYRSIFSNNHSVMLIISPDTGAILDANPAACSYYGYTHEELTHMDITRINCLSRDEIFQEMERARKEERNFFYFRHRLASGEIREVEVHSGPIVLDQAQVLYSIIHDITEKKRIEDALVTANKKLNMLSSITRHDILNVLTALTGYLEFAATETSIEEARIFIQKSQVAARSIRHHIEFTRDYQDLGSKEPVWHDIRAVLKNSAALVNTRQVSIEFDTDTRLVVLADPLLLKVIYNLMENAIRHGGTVTRITSSWSRNPDHSLSWIIEDDGVGIPPSMKKHIFSREVGKNTGLGLFLAREILAITGITIEETGTEGKGAQFIMRIPEGKYRIE from the coding sequence ATGATTTTTTCTCTGCTCTTTGTTGATGATGATCCTGAGATCTGCTCAATCGCAAAAACGTTTCTTGAAAAAACCGGACCATTTAAAGTGACTACGTCAGAATCGGTAAAAAAATCAAAGCGGCTCTTAAAAAAGTACCACTATGATGCCATCATCTCTGATTTTGATATGCCGGTAACAGATGGCCTTACATTTCTCAGGTCACTTCGAAGTAAAGGAAATAAAATTCCCTTTGTCATCCTCACCGGGAAGGGAAATGACCAGGTAATTATTGATGCCCTGAACAGCGGGGCGGACCTGTATTTCGTAAAGACAGACTCCCCAAAGGATTTATTTTACCAGCTTTCTGAAAAACTGATACCCCTTATCAGATCCAAACAGGCAGAGATCATCTTTCATGAGATCTTTACCCAGTCACCGATTGCCATAGAACTATTTAACTCCGATGGAAAATTACTCCAGGTCAATAAAGCCTGTCTTGATCTCTTTGGTGTAGTACATCAGAAAGAGATCGCCATGTTTGATCTCTTCCAGGACCCAAATGTTCCAGAAGGTGCTCTCAAACAATTAAAGACAGGAGAACGTGTGGAATATTCAACCAGCTTCGATTTTGATCTGGTACAACAGCATACGCTGTACAAAACCACAAAGACCGGTCAGATTGACATCCATGTCCAGATAACGCCTATTTCCCTGTCATATCCTGATATTACCGGCGGCTATCTGGTGCAGATACAGGACCTGACTGAACAGAAAAAATCGGAAATGGCGTTGAAATCAAGTGAAGAACGGTACAGAAGCATCTTTTCAAATAACCACTCGGTTATGCTGATTATCAGCCCTGATACCGGAGCGATACTTGATGCAAATCCTGCAGCATGCTCCTATTATGGATATACCCATGAGGAACTGACCCATATGGACATTACCAGGATTAACTGTCTTAGCAGGGATGAAATTTTTCAGGAGATGGAGCGGGCGAGAAAAGAAGAACGCAATTTCTTTTATTTCAGGCACCGGCTTGCATCAGGAGAGATCAGAGAGGTGGAAGTTCACAGCGGGCCGATCGTCCTTGACCAGGCACAGGTCCTCTATTCAATCATTCATGATATTACTGAGAAAAAACGGATTGAGGATGCACTGGTTACGGCGAATAAAAAACTGAACATGCTCTCTTCCATTACCAGGCACGATATTCTCAATGTTCTGACAGCTCTGACCGGGTACCTGGAATTTGCCGCAACAGAGACCAGTATAGAGGAGGCACGGATATTTATTCAGAAATCGCAGGTTGCAGCACGATCAATCCGGCACCATATTGAATTTACCCGCGATTATCAGGATCTGGGCTCAAAAGAACCAGTCTGGCATGATATCAGGGCAGTCCTGAAGAATTCTGCAGCACTGGTGAATACACGGCAGGTATCCATAGAATTTGATACCGATACACGATTAGTCGTCCTTGCAGATCCGCTTCTCTTAAAAGTTATCTATAATCTGATGGAGAATGCTATCAGACATGGAGGAACAGTCACCAGGATTACCAGTTCCTGGAGCAGAAATCCGGATCATAGTCTGAGCTGGATCATCGAGGATGACGGGGTAGGAATTCCGCCGTCCATGAAAAAGCATATTTTTTCGAGGGAAGTAGGGAAGAATACGGGCCTTGGTCTGTTTCTTGCACGGGAGATCCTTGCAATAACCGGGATTACCATTGAGGAGACCGGAACCGAAGGAAAGGGAGCACAATTCATCATGAGGATCCCTGAAGGAAAATACCGGATAGAATAA